The DNA sequence TGGGCGCAGTTCTGTGTTCACTGGGTTTCGAGAAAACATTGCCTTACGTGCATGGTTCACAAGGTTGTGTGGCTTACTTCCGTACTTACTTCAACCGTCATTTCCGTGAGCCAGTAGCTTGCGTATCTGACTCCATGACTGAAGATGCGGCTGTATTCGGTGGCCACGCCAACATGAACGACGGTCTGCAGAACGCCCTGGCGCTCTACAAACCAGAAATGATCGCGGTTTCTACCACCTGTATGGCAGAAGTTATCGGTGACGACCTGCAGGCCTTCACTAACAACGCCAAGAAAGATGGTTTTGTACCGAAAGATTTCCCGGTGCCTTATGCACATACCCCAAGTTTCGTGGGCAGCCACATTACTGGTTGGGACAACATGTTCGAAGGTTTCTGCAACACCTTCACTGCTGACAAAGCTGACTACAAAGTAGGCAGTAACGGCAAACTGAACATCGTTACCGGCTTTGAAACTTATCTGGGTAACTACCGCGTTATCAAACGCATGCTGACCGAAATGGGTGTGCCATTCGCTATGCTGTCTGACCCGTCAGAAGTATTAGACACCCCATCTGATGGTCAATACCGCATGTATGCCGGTGGCACGACTCAGGACGAAATGAAAGATGCGCCTAACGCCATCGACACCCTGATGCTGCAACCTTGGCACTTAGTGAAAACTAAGAAAATGGTCAAAGAAACTTGGGGCCAGCCAGCGACTGATCTGAGCATCCCGATGGGTCTGGAATGGACAGATGACTTCCTGATGAAAGTCTCTGCACTGACTGGTAAAGCGATCCCTGCTTCACTGGAACTGGAACGTGGCCGTCTGGTTGACATGATCACCGACTCCCACACCTGGCTGCACGGCAAGAAATTCGGTGTCTACGGTGACCCTGATTTCGTCGAAGGTCTGGTTAAATTCCTGCTCGAACTGGGCTGTGAACCAAACGTGATCCTGTGTAATAACGGCAGCAAGAAATGGAAAAAATCCATGGAGAAAATGCTGGCTGATTCACCATACGGTCAGGGCAGCGAAGTGTACGTGGGTCACGATCTGTGGCACTTCCGTTCACTGATGTTCACGAACAAACCAGATTTCATGATTGGTAACTCATACGGCAAATTCATTCAGCGCGACACCCTGGCTAAAGGCAAAGCGTTTGAAGTTCCATTGATCCGTCTGGGCTTCCCGATTTTCGACCGTCATCACCTGCATCGCATGACTACCCTCGGTTACGAAGGTGCCATGTACATGCTGACCACACTGGTTAACGCCGTGATGGAAAAAATTGACAGCGAAACCATGGAACTGGGCAAAACAGATTACAACTTCGATTTGGTTCGTTAATCGATACTGTAATCAGGGGCAGCTGGTCTGCCCCTTCATAAGCCCGGAACCGTACT is a window from the Tolumonas auensis DSM 9187 genome containing:
- the nifK gene encoding nitrogenase molybdenum-iron protein subunit beta, which encodes MSQNIENIKSCYPLFEQDEYQNLFADKHAKYEEAHGDEKVREVFEWTTTQEYKDLNFSREALTIDPAKACQPLGAVLCSLGFEKTLPYVHGSQGCVAYFRTYFNRHFREPVACVSDSMTEDAAVFGGHANMNDGLQNALALYKPEMIAVSTTCMAEVIGDDLQAFTNNAKKDGFVPKDFPVPYAHTPSFVGSHITGWDNMFEGFCNTFTADKADYKVGSNGKLNIVTGFETYLGNYRVIKRMLTEMGVPFAMLSDPSEVLDTPSDGQYRMYAGGTTQDEMKDAPNAIDTLMLQPWHLVKTKKMVKETWGQPATDLSIPMGLEWTDDFLMKVSALTGKAIPASLELERGRLVDMITDSHTWLHGKKFGVYGDPDFVEGLVKFLLELGCEPNVILCNNGSKKWKKSMEKMLADSPYGQGSEVYVGHDLWHFRSLMFTNKPDFMIGNSYGKFIQRDTLAKGKAFEVPLIRLGFPIFDRHHLHRMTTLGYEGAMYMLTTLVNAVMEKIDSETMELGKTDYNFDLVR